A single region of the Terriglobia bacterium genome encodes:
- a CDS encoding sigma 54-interacting transcriptional regulator: MKPEILLVDDDPGIRFGFSRYLAKSGFVIKEAESLADAKASISVQRFDAVILDMNLPDGNGLDWIPEIRENYPTTAIIVITGAGDISSAVEAMRRGADNFVPKPVGMEDLVVFLRKSLEVGGMRRSQLISQRLMRREKPYFGESPAMKKVLELAGLASEMNSPVVLLGETGTGKGVLARWIHAHSSLRIAPFVEVDCSNLKGELFGSELFGHARGAFTSAVQDREGLIEVADGGVLFLDEIGEIDLDSQTQFLKVIEEKQYRRVGEVKVRRSDFRLICASNRDLRDESQHGRFRKDLYFRVYVFPIHLPPLRERPEDLPGLVLHFLREMSFHDTEASPKVIQSLQAYPWPGNIRELRNVLERAALLARREPLSIDHFSGLFSTQSQNNSGGERSAWVPENEKMSVSENQNLDSEGGAIMADGILQALKKRPEGMTRSQISALFGHHKSAREVSYSLNLLLEKGLASQERGQTGGRPVERWFAGGRNGEK, from the coding sequence ATGAAGCCCGAAATTCTATTGGTCGACGATGATCCGGGAATCCGGTTTGGATTCTCGAGGTATCTTGCAAAATCCGGGTTTGTCATCAAAGAAGCCGAATCCTTGGCCGATGCAAAGGCCTCGATCTCCGTACAAAGATTCGATGCGGTCATCCTCGATATGAACCTCCCTGATGGGAACGGTCTCGATTGGATTCCTGAGATCAGAGAGAACTATCCGACCACTGCCATCATCGTCATCACCGGCGCCGGGGATATATCATCGGCCGTGGAGGCCATGCGGCGAGGAGCTGATAACTTTGTCCCCAAGCCCGTGGGCATGGAAGATCTTGTAGTTTTCCTGCGGAAGAGCCTCGAAGTCGGCGGTATGAGAAGAAGCCAGTTGATTTCCCAGCGTCTGATGAGAAGGGAAAAACCTTACTTTGGTGAAAGTCCGGCGATGAAGAAGGTTCTGGAACTTGCCGGCCTTGCATCGGAAATGAATTCGCCTGTCGTCCTGTTGGGTGAGACAGGAACTGGTAAGGGCGTGTTGGCTCGATGGATACATGCCCATAGCTCTCTGCGAATTGCGCCTTTTGTCGAAGTGGATTGTTCGAATCTGAAGGGTGAATTGTTCGGCAGCGAGCTGTTCGGCCATGCCCGTGGAGCCTTTACCTCCGCTGTGCAGGATCGGGAGGGCCTGATTGAAGTAGCGGACGGCGGAGTCCTCTTCCTGGATGAAATTGGAGAGATCGACCTCGATTCGCAAACCCAATTCCTAAAAGTCATCGAAGAAAAGCAGTACCGAAGGGTTGGCGAGGTCAAAGTCCGAAGGAGCGATTTCCGGCTGATCTGTGCAAGTAACCGCGATCTCCGGGATGAATCCCAGCACGGCCGATTCCGTAAGGATCTCTACTTCCGTGTTTACGTTTTTCCCATTCACCTTCCTCCGTTGCGGGAAAGGCCCGAGGACTTGCCCGGACTGGTCCTCCACTTTCTCAGAGAGATGAGTTTTCATGACACTGAAGCTTCTCCTAAAGTAATACAATCGCTGCAAGCGTACCCGTGGCCCGGAAACATCCGTGAATTGAGAAACGTGCTGGAAAGGGCTGCCCTCCTAGCTCGACGAGAACCTCTGTCCATCGATCATTTCTCTGGACTCTTCTCAACTCAAAGCCAAAACAATTCGGGCGGAGAAAGGTCAGCCTGGGTGCCTGAAAATGAGAAGATGTCAGTATCTGAGAATCAAAATCTCGATTCCGAAGGAGGTGCCATTATGGCAGATGGAATCCTCCAGGCGCTAAAGAAAAGGCCTGAAGGAATGACCCGAAGCCAGATTTCGGCGCTCTTCGGACATCACAAGTCTGCAAGGGAGGTCTCCTATTCACTTAACTTGCTGTTGGAGAAAGGGTTGGCTTCCCAAGAAAGGGGGCAGACTGGTGGCAGACCAGTTGAGCGGTGGTTTGCAGGTGGCCGGAACGGTGAGAAATAG
- the tpx gene encoding thiol peroxidase has product MPDERFEATTMYGNPLTLVGPELKVGDRAPDFSMRDLDLQHFTLNDTRRKIRLFSVVISLDTPVCDAQSRRFDLEAAGLGENVEVITVSCDLPFAQKRWCAGAGVKRMTVLSDYFNHSFSKSYGVLIKELQLDSRAIFVVDAQDTIRYVEYVPEIGEHPDYDKAVGTARALADLIAKSRAVGYP; this is encoded by the coding sequence ATGCCTGACGAAAGATTCGAAGCGACTACAATGTATGGGAACCCGCTCACTCTTGTCGGTCCGGAGTTGAAGGTCGGGGACAGGGCGCCTGATTTCTCAATGCGCGATCTGGATCTGCAGCATTTTACTTTGAATGATACACGAAGGAAAATCCGGTTGTTCAGTGTGGTGATTTCGCTGGATACCCCCGTGTGTGATGCACAATCAAGAAGGTTCGACTTGGAGGCCGCAGGGTTAGGCGAGAACGTAGAGGTCATCACGGTCAGTTGCGACTTGCCTTTTGCCCAAAAGCGGTGGTGTGCTGGGGCGGGGGTCAAGAGGATGACGGTGCTGTCCGATTACTTCAATCACTCTTTTTCGAAATCTTACGGAGTTCTGATTAAGGAATTGCAGCTTGATAGCCGGGCAATCTTTGTTGTCGATGCCCAGGACACGATTCGGTATGTGGAATACGTTCCCGAAATCGGCGAGCACCCCGACTACGACAAAGCTGTTGGTACAGCGAGGGCCTTGGCAGATTTAATCGCAAAATCACGCGCAGTAGGGTATCCCTAA
- a CDS encoding SCO family protein: MSRKIVRMFLLGILIFSMPLLIQSQGTAVNSSAQENDLQYSCPMHPDVKSKGPGTCPKCGMTLKKESHAHATAAPSGTRWGADYFPNVPLITQDGKTVHFYDDLLKGKLVAIDLIYTHCKDACPLETARLAQVQRMLGDRVGKDIFFYSISIDPKQDTPAVLKAYAEKFHVGPGWTLNRDGHTPSLMIGNVPAGQWMMNSALDNPRFLSLMIGQLMDSWKDHKVEAVKNYAEVPSLTINSGQYLFATRCSACHSIGHGASVGPDLQGVTTVRNRAWLTRFITVPDQMLTEKDPIATALYKQYNQVQMPNLHLNQAEVNDILGYLETQTVSSHASTSVGGKAGEARMESGVMMR, encoded by the coding sequence ATGAGCCGCAAAATTGTGAGAATGTTCCTGCTTGGCATATTGATCTTCAGCATGCCCTTATTAATTCAGTCCCAAGGCACTGCCGTGAATTCCTCCGCACAGGAGAACGATCTCCAGTACAGTTGCCCGATGCACCCCGACGTCAAGTCAAAGGGACCGGGCACGTGCCCCAAATGCGGGATGACTCTAAAGAAGGAATCTCACGCTCACGCCACCGCTGCGCCCAGCGGCACACGCTGGGGAGCAGACTACTTTCCGAACGTCCCGCTGATCACGCAGGACGGAAAGACCGTTCATTTCTACGACGATTTGCTCAAGGGCAAGCTCGTGGCGATCGACCTTATCTACACTCACTGCAAAGATGCCTGCCCGCTCGAAACCGCGCGCCTGGCCCAAGTACAGAGAATGCTGGGCGACCGTGTCGGGAAAGACATCTTCTTCTATTCCATCAGTATCGATCCCAAGCAAGATACGCCAGCGGTGCTCAAGGCCTATGCGGAGAAATTTCACGTTGGACCCGGCTGGACCTTGAACCGCGATGGTCATACCCCCAGCCTCATGATCGGCAACGTCCCCGCCGGGCAGTGGATGATGAACTCCGCTTTGGACAACCCCCGGTTCCTCTCCTTGATGATCGGCCAACTGATGGACAGTTGGAAGGACCATAAGGTGGAAGCTGTGAAGAATTACGCCGAAGTGCCCTCGCTCACCATCAACAGTGGACAGTATCTGTTCGCGACCCGCTGCTCCGCTTGCCACAGCATCGGCCACGGCGCCAGCGTCGGCCCTGATCTGCAGGGCGTGACCACTGTGCGCAACCGCGCGTGGCTCACGCGATTCATCACTGTGCCCGACCAGATGCTGACCGAGAAGGACCCCATCGCCACAGCACTCTACAAACAGTACAACCAGGTGCAGATGCCCAACCTTCATCTGAACCAAGCAGAAGTGAATGACATCTTGGGCTACCTGGAGACTCAAACCGTCTCCTCCCATGCGAGCACCTCGGTTGGAGGGAAAGCAGGAGAAGCGAGAATGGAATCGGGAGTCATGATGCGGTGA
- a CDS encoding response regulator, which translates to MILLVDDEPGIRFGFSRYLSNTGFVVREATCLTEAMEALSKEPFNAIILDINLPDGSGLDWIASLRRNHPDMTIVVITGSGEGGLAIESILRGADEFLRKPVSMEDLTVSLRRSLLQEI; encoded by the coding sequence ATGATTCTGCTCGTCGATGACGAACCCGGAATCCGATTTGGTTTTTCACGTTATCTCTCGAACACCGGCTTTGTGGTTCGTGAAGCAACTTGTTTGACGGAAGCGATGGAAGCTCTCTCAAAGGAGCCATTCAACGCCATAATATTGGATATTAACCTTCCAGATGGGAGTGGGCTTGACTGGATCGCCAGCTTGAGAAGGAACCATCCGGACATGACCATTGTTGTGATCACTGGGTCAGGCGAGGGCGGGCTTGCAATTGAATCAATACTTCGTGGCGCAGACGAGTTTCTTCGTAAACCAGTCAGCATGGAAGATTTAACTGTTTCCTTACGACGGAGTCTTCTTCAAGAAATCTGA
- a CDS encoding multicopper oxidase domain-containing protein, giving the protein MSERNFFLPWNASKARLKAAEDARKNRLEIVKAYSQGQVSRRDLLKWGLITTGGALAPIGGLSPFVRPMYADGGGSSSIPTGAPPSPGLVGLDFTQAMPRFDVLQRNPVSSLYPTPTALSNQTLQAVDPALGGGYGPIEGRPPGAIWAHQRFDMFPPQVAVEASQMGATTNSVYNPRVPSSLNSGIDPTQSIPLKFHPALPTQSPLNVWTFNGTIPPKLVQARYGEPVLFRHHNRLPADVTQNAGFGRNTISTHEHNGHHGAENDGFTGAYFFPGQFYDYHWPIVLAGHDTMNVNATDPRAGSPDGSGGINKVPGDWHETMSTHWFHDHMFSFTSQNVYKGNAAMFNIYSALDRGNESINDGVNLRLPSGTRDDWGNLDYDVNLLLSEKAWDSAGQLYFDIFDFDGFLGDVMTVNLAYKPYFEVERRKYRFRILNASVSRFFKVALSDGSVMIQIANDGNLFPHPVPLTQLDEQGIAERYDIVIDFSRYSIGQKVWMVNLCEHQNGKKPSKDLSISDALAGKSSDPCVGKFLEFRIVRNPAQPDQSQVPATMIPNPDLSSIPVSRERVFEFGSGASQPITDPTTSMSGVPWGVKTDGGSMLNASFGRISAAPKYGTREIWTLKNGGGGWDHPIHIHFEEGQILARNGSLSNVPSWERGRKDVYRLRPAGSVTLTMQFRDWGGMFMEHCHNTVHEDNAMLVRWEIDDGGTPFLRPLPTPVPTPQGVTFIAPEDIAPTAF; this is encoded by the coding sequence ATGAGCGAACGAAACTTTTTTCTGCCGTGGAATGCGTCCAAGGCGCGACTCAAGGCAGCGGAAGATGCACGGAAGAACCGGTTAGAAATTGTTAAGGCATACTCCCAGGGTCAGGTCAGCCGGCGAGACCTCCTGAAGTGGGGCCTCATCACGACCGGGGGCGCGTTGGCACCGATCGGTGGCCTGAGCCCTTTCGTCAGGCCGATGTACGCCGACGGCGGCGGAAGCAGCAGCATCCCGACAGGTGCACCGCCGAGCCCAGGGCTGGTCGGCTTGGATTTCACTCAGGCCATGCCCCGTTTCGATGTGTTGCAGCGGAACCCGGTTTCCTCGCTGTATCCCACGCCCACCGCGCTGTCGAATCAAACGTTACAGGCTGTGGACCCCGCGTTGGGTGGAGGCTACGGTCCCATCGAGGGCCGTCCCCCGGGAGCCATATGGGCGCATCAGCGGTTTGATATGTTCCCGCCGCAAGTGGCCGTGGAAGCTTCACAGATGGGTGCCACGACCAACTCAGTGTATAACCCAAGGGTTCCTTCGAGTCTCAATTCCGGCATCGATCCGACCCAATCCATTCCCTTGAAGTTCCACCCCGCGCTGCCGACCCAGTCGCCGCTGAACGTGTGGACTTTCAATGGAACGATCCCGCCCAAGCTGGTTCAAGCACGTTACGGTGAGCCAGTGCTTTTCCGGCACCACAACAGACTTCCCGCTGATGTTACCCAGAACGCGGGTTTCGGGCGGAACACGATCAGCACCCATGAACACAACGGGCATCACGGCGCTGAGAACGACGGTTTCACAGGCGCCTACTTCTTCCCGGGCCAGTTCTACGACTATCACTGGCCGATCGTTCTCGCCGGACACGACACCATGAACGTCAACGCCACTGATCCTCGAGCTGGAAGTCCGGACGGCAGCGGCGGCATCAATAAGGTCCCAGGCGACTGGCACGAGACCATGAGCACACACTGGTTCCATGACCACATGTTCAGCTTTACCTCCCAGAACGTGTACAAGGGCAACGCGGCGATGTTCAATATCTACAGCGCCCTGGATCGTGGGAACGAGTCAATCAACGACGGCGTCAACCTCCGCCTTCCCAGCGGCACGAGAGATGACTGGGGAAATCTCGATTACGACGTGAACCTGCTGCTGTCGGAGAAAGCTTGGGATTCCGCCGGGCAACTTTACTTCGACATCTTCGACTTTGACGGGTTCCTCGGCGACGTCATGACCGTGAACCTCGCCTACAAGCCGTATTTCGAAGTGGAGCGTCGCAAGTACCGTTTCCGCATCCTCAATGCCAGCGTCTCCCGCTTCTTCAAGGTCGCACTGAGCGACGGCTCCGTGATGATTCAGATCGCCAACGACGGCAACCTGTTCCCGCACCCCGTGCCACTCACGCAGTTAGACGAGCAGGGCATCGCCGAGCGGTATGACATCGTCATCGACTTCTCCCGCTACAGCATCGGGCAGAAGGTTTGGATGGTGAACCTGTGCGAGCACCAGAACGGGAAAAAGCCGTCCAAGGACCTCTCTATCAGCGACGCCTTGGCTGGTAAGTCCTCCGATCCTTGCGTGGGAAAATTCCTGGAGTTCCGAATTGTCCGGAACCCGGCGCAGCCCGATCAGAGCCAAGTGCCGGCGACCATGATTCCGAACCCGGATCTGTCAAGCATCCCGGTGTCCCGTGAGCGAGTATTTGAGTTCGGCAGTGGCGCCTCACAGCCCATAACCGATCCGACCACCTCGATGTCGGGCGTACCCTGGGGCGTCAAGACAGACGGCGGGTCAATGCTCAACGCCAGCTTCGGCCGTATTTCGGCAGCGCCTAAGTATGGTACTCGCGAAATCTGGACCCTGAAGAACGGTGGCGGTGGCTGGGATCACCCCATCCACATCCACTTTGAAGAAGGCCAGATCCTTGCCCGCAACGGCAGCCTCAGCAACGTGCCGTCGTGGGAGCGGGGCCGCAAGGACGTCTACCGCCTGCGTCCAGCCGGTAGCGTCACCCTCACGATGCAGTTCCGTGATTGGGGTGGAATGTTCATGGAGCACTGCCACAACACTGTGCACGAGGACAATGCCATGCTGGTGCGGTGGGAGATCGATGACGGAGGGACCCCATTCCTGAGGCCGCTCCCGACCCCGGTCCCGACGCCGCAGGGTGTGACGTTCATCGCGCCGGAAGACATCGCCCCGACCGCCTTCTAA